The following are from one region of the Geitlerinema sp. PCC 9228 genome:
- the rsgA gene encoding small ribosomal subunit biogenesis GTPase RsgA, translated as MTQTHPHASNTVRGTVLAIQANFYRVQLHPETLPTDGLDALQQPLLCTRRDRLKKIGVKVMVGDRVAVEKIDSRNATATISDVFERRNQLDRPPVANADRILLVFSLAEPEPDPYQLSRFLVKGESTGLPVLVALNKADLASPSLQQEWEQRLGYWGYAASAVSVQQNCGIQELSQHLKDRITIIAGPSGVGKSSLIHRLIPQAKVRIAAVSGKIAKGRHTTRHVELFQLPQGGLLADTPGFNQPDITCDPKDLPQYFPEIRDRLATASCQFDDCWHRQEPNCAVRGDWERYEHYLDMLAEAESAAIASHHTRTQESSLKQKTKSDHRLNYEPKLEAKKYRRRSRRSQQQELQEVCESLNDPCESLSDLSQTY; from the coding sequence ATGACCCAAACCCATCCTCACGCCAGCAACACCGTTCGAGGAACCGTTCTCGCCATCCAGGCGAACTTTTATCGCGTACAGCTGCATCCAGAAACCCTCCCCACCGATGGTCTCGATGCGCTCCAGCAACCCCTCCTGTGTACTCGCCGCGATCGCTTGAAAAAAATTGGCGTCAAAGTCATGGTCGGCGATCGCGTAGCCGTGGAAAAAATCGACAGTCGTAACGCCACCGCCACCATCAGCGATGTCTTCGAGCGCCGCAACCAACTCGACCGACCGCCAGTCGCCAACGCCGATCGCATTTTGTTGGTCTTCTCCCTCGCCGAACCCGAACCCGATCCCTACCAACTTAGCCGCTTTCTAGTCAAAGGAGAAAGCACCGGCTTGCCAGTCTTGGTTGCCCTCAACAAAGCCGACCTAGCTTCCCCATCGCTGCAACAAGAGTGGGAGCAACGGTTGGGCTATTGGGGATACGCAGCGTCAGCCGTGAGCGTGCAACAAAACTGCGGCATCCAAGAACTCAGCCAGCATTTAAAAGACCGAATTACCATCATTGCCGGCCCCTCCGGCGTGGGCAAATCCAGCCTCATCCATCGCCTCATCCCCCAAGCCAAGGTACGCATCGCTGCCGTGAGTGGCAAAATCGCCAAAGGACGGCATACCACCCGCCATGTAGAACTTTTCCAACTTCCCCAAGGAGGATTGCTCGCCGATACACCCGGATTCAACCAACCGGATATTACCTGCGACCCCAAAGACCTCCCCCAATACTTCCCCGAAATTCGCGATCGCTTAGCCACCGCCAGCTGTCAGTTTGACGATTGCTGGCACCGACAGGAACCCAACTGCGCCGTTCGCGGGGATTGGGAACGATACGAACACTACCTGGATATGCTGGCAGAAGCCGAATCCGCCGCCATTGCCAGCCACCATACCCGTACCCAAGAATCCAGCCTCAAACAAAAAACCAAATCCGACCATCGCCTCAACTACGAACCCAAACTAGAAGCCAAAAAATACCGCCGCCGTTCCCGCCGCAGCCAGCAACAAGAACTGCAAGAAGTCTGCGAATCCCTCAACGATCCCTGCGAATCCCTCAGCGACCTCTCGCAAACCTACTAG